The sequence CTGCTACCTGGGTCGATACAACGAGATCTTTGACGAGCCGCGCAATCTGGTGAAGGCCGCCGTTGGCGCAGACCTTGCGGAGCCGGGCGACCACCATCGCACCAGCCTCTGCTGTGGCGCCGGCGGAGCTCAGATGTGGATGGAAGAGCACTACGAGCGCGTTAATATCAAGCGCACCGAACAGCTGCTCGATACCGGGGCGGACACGATCGCCACGGCTTGCCCCTTCTGCAACGTGATGATTACCGATGGCGTGAAAGCCAAAGGCCTCGATGAAGACGTCAAGGTGCTCGACGTTGCCGAGCTAGTCGCATCGACCATGAAGGGTGGAAGCGGAGCAGTCAGCGGCGGCTTTGCAAGCAAGGAGTCGGCCATCAGCGGCCATCATCACTGAGCACCGCTGCCACTCCTTCGAACGGACTTGCTCTGGCGGCTTGCTTCTGGCAAGTGGTCAGAGTCGGGCCATCGAAGGTCCGACCGGATCCATTGCCCTCATAGCTCAGTTGGTAGAGCACTTCACTCGTAATGAAGGGGTCGCCAGTTCGAATCTGGCTGAGGGCTCACGATCCGGACTGCCGGTGCGCACTGGCGCTGCACTTCACTCAGCGCTCCGCGAAGACCGCTGTGCCCTTTGATGCTGAGGCTCCGCTGCAGGCTGCGCCGCTGGAGCAGGCATTGGCGATCATTACCAGCTTCCCTCCGTAATTCATCACGGCAAAGCCCATATTCTGCGAAGCGCTATTAGTCGCGGCGCCCAATCCATTTGCCAGACTGGGAATGGTGATCGTAGTTGATCGAAGGATCCTGACGGAAGGCAACGACGGCGCTGGAACTCCCGCTAACGCTGGCTGTACCGAAAACCATCTGACCCGCTCCGTTCGTTGCGGTCTGAATAACATTGTAGTTTCCATTCAGATCACAATTGCCGATGCCCGCAAATGCCATGGTGCGTACGCTGCTGGAGCCGATCGGGTTGACGACGACCGCCAGACCGGGGACATCGAGAGCATAGGCGGTCGGCGCGGGCGTTGGCAGAAGCTGTGCGACCCCGGCGGAGCTGAAAGAAAGCGCTCTATACTGCGTCAGACCGCTATCAAGCCTTCGAACGTTTCCCTCGCCGCTCCAGTTTGCCGTTTCGTTTGCGAACGACAACCATCGCACTTGTCGCCAGGTATTCAGCACGCACTCGAGGCAGTTGCGCAATTGGTCGCTGATACGTGATGCCTGTGGCCGCGACGCTGGCCTGCGCGAATCATGGCGAACCAGTTGGTCGGGCCCCTTCTAGTTCTCGCTGCGGCAACTGGGTTTCGAAGGCACAGTCTGGCGCAAATCGGTCGGGCATCCAGCGTGGCCCGTTCCCGCCGAATCCTGGGAATCAATTTCCAGGAGGGGAAGCTCTACGGCCAGGGGCTTGCCTATCGCCGAGAGATTGCAAGGGGCATCCCCGCTCTGGCGCTGCAGCCGCGCCAGAAACGGAAAAGCGGTCGGCGCCAGCGCAGCGTCAGCGGATCTGGCTTGAGGGCGCTTGAAAGCTATGATGATGAAGACCGACGACTTGCGCATTGAGGCTATCAAGCCGCTGATCCCGCCGGCCATCTTGATTGAGGAATTGCCGCTATCCGATGCCGGTTCGGCGCTGGTGGCTACTTCGCGCGAGAGCGTAAATCGCATTCTGACTGGCGAGGACGACCGCCTGCTGGCGGTAGTCGGCCCTTGCTCGATCCACGACCCGGCTGCAGCGCGCGAGTACGCCGCCAGACTGCTGCCATTGCGCAAGCAATTGAGCGCGGATCTGGAGATACTGATGCGCGTCTACTTTGAAAAACCGCGCACGCGATCCGGCTGGAAGGGCCTGATCAATGATCCGCATATTGACAACTCGTTTAAGATCAACGAGGGCCTTCATCTGGCGCGTAAGCTGCTGACCGACCTGATTTCCATGGGCCTGCCAGTGGGCTGCGAGTTTTTGGACACCATCAGTCCACAATTTATTGCGGACTGTGTAAGCTGGGGCGCGATCGGCGCTCGCACCACAGAAAGCCAGGTGCATCGCGAGCTGGCCTCGGGCCTGTCGATGGCCGTCGGTTTCAAGAATGGCACTTCCGGCAATGTGCGCATCGCCATCGATGCCATACATGCCGCCCAGACGCCGCATCATTTTCTATCGATCACAAAGCAGAGCGTTGCCGCCATTGTCCACACCACCGGCAATCCCTATGGCCATCTGATTTTGCGCGGCGCAACCGATGGGCCAAACTTCGATGCGGCCCACGTCGACAAAGCAGTGCAGGCG comes from Leptospirales bacterium and encodes:
- a CDS encoding 3-deoxy-7-phosphoheptulonate synthase, producing the protein MMMKTDDLRIEAIKPLIPPAILIEELPLSDAGSALVATSRESVNRILTGEDDRLLAVVGPCSIHDPAAAREYAARLLPLRKQLSADLEILMRVYFEKPRTRSGWKGLINDPHIDNSFKINEGLHLARKLLTDLISMGLPVGCEFLDTISPQFIADCVSWGAIGARTTESQVHRELASGLSMAVGFKNGTSGNVRIAIDAIHAAQTPHHFLSITKQSVAAIVHTTGNPYGHLILRGATDGPNFDAAHVDKAVQALTEASLRSGLVVDCSHGNSQKDFRRQAQAARDIAAQISGGKRTIVGIMLESHLKEGNQKEAPLAALEYGKSITDACISIEETETLLGELAAAVSKRRQS